The Pangasianodon hypophthalmus isolate fPanHyp1 chromosome 2, fPanHyp1.pri, whole genome shotgun sequence genome window below encodes:
- the rasal3 gene encoding disabled homolog 2-interacting protein isoform X2, whose amino-acid sequence MVFRRWIVCGGALECTPDHASAASAPKPKTQDGGVRMKIKRRLQGGAHRKLSNTQLNVVGLSPAARFGSRESLSVPLSAAESLDVSSDCTTVIRPVHSSILGEKYCFEVINSDSNHCFGCSSAAERDRWIENLRRAARPNKDNCERMENSLSLWVNEAKDLPPKKRYYCEIHLDGTLFARTSSRAVGKSSSIPGNDGGSSTMGVSSGGSGSTGGCQLFWGELFELDNLPPVTQITLHLFRDDDPKKKRHSKDESISYPLGSVALSLANIKGRVFQEKWYPMIPYKPPGTGGAKEQLGPQACLRVKARFQNLLVLPIERYKEFAEYVTLGYMEMCSNLEPLLNVRDKEELAGALVHVLQSIGKAKEFLIKLGGAEVQRLGENEALIFRENTLATKAIDEYMKLVGQKYLIDTLGDFIARLYTSSESCEVDPQKCSASELHVNQRHLKETCGEVVQQITETHSSFPVELNEIFSSWVSDCEERGRADIGHRLISASLFLRFLCPAILSPSLFGLTQPYPQPNTLRTLTLTAKVLQNLANFTPFGEKEEYMLFMNEFLEEHWDDMRTFLQKVSNPDSELEMARFDGYVDLPLRLAVLHSLLVDIISPMKLETINNLQPLPSILNQITEHLSPDVPQIACSSCEAAKPTYIPPRELSKYSPLNKSLQHLPTDPRPGHAKDKHRKQVTRTQSVPASERHHRHPLKRQTSTTELTDTSKPMNISSPDQNMTVKPAPAPVPWIIEQHQINHVQEETSLLDKHAQELSELRLGVEQVTDRELEMAKRLEDFIIVSQEQQTQLQAELQELRSVLALREEQLASATFRLGVIEEEREEDERKLSVALAAAERMNVLEEQFAGLLKDMQQLNTAHGDSLRTS is encoded by the exons ATGGTATTCAGGCGCTGGATTGTTTGCGGTGGAGCACTGG AGTGCACTCCAGATCATGCATCTGCGGCCAGCGCCCCGAAGCCCAAAACACAGGATggaggagtgaga ATGAAGATAAAACGGCGTCTGCAGGGTGGAGCACACAGGAAACTGAGTAACACACAACTGAACGTAGTGGGACTGAGTCCTGCAGCACG ATTTGGTTCACGAGAGTCTCTCTCGGTACCACTGAGTGCAGCTGAAAGTCTGGACGTGAGTTCAGACTGTACCACTGTGATCCGGCCTGTGCACAGCTCCATCCTCGGAGAGAAGTACTGCTTTGAAGTGATTAACTCGGACAGTAACCACTGCTTTGGCTGCAGCTCTGCCGCTGAGAGAGACCGCTGGATCGAGAACCTGCGGCGTGCTGCTCGGCCCAATAAG GATAACTGTGAGCGCATGGAGAACTCTCTCAGCCTGTGGGTGAACGAAGCTAAAGATCTCCCACCGAAAAAGCGATACTACTGTGAGATTCATCTCGACGGTACGCTGTTCGCTCGCACCAGTAGTCGTGCCGTGGGAAAATCATCATCAATCCCTGGGAATGACGGAGGGTCGAGCACTATGGGCGTGTCTTCTGGAGGAAGTGGAAGCACAGGGGGGTGCCAGCTGTTTTGGGGTGAGCTTTTTGAGCTTGATAACCTCCCTCCTGTCACACAGATCACACTACACCTGTTCCGCGATGATGACCCCAAGAAGAAGCGCCACTCAAAGGATGAAAGCATCTCTTACCCTCTGGGCAGCGTGGCTCTGTCTCTGGCCAACATTAAAGGACGAGTGTTTCAGGAGAAATGGTATCCCATGATTCCCTACAAACCTCCTGGTACAGGTGGGGCAAAGGAGCAGCTCGGGCCACAGGCGTGTCTCCGGGTGAAGGCACGATTCCAGAACCTGCTGGTGCTGCCGATTGAGAGATATAAGGAGTTTGCAGAGTATGTGACGCTGGGGTACATGGAGATGTGCAGCAACCTGGAGCCTCTGCTGAATGTCAGGGATAAAGAGGAGCTGGCTGGAGCACTCGTCCATGTCCTACAGAGCATAGGAAAGGCCAAG gAGTTCCTAATCAAGCTGGGTGGTGCTGAAGTCCAGCGCTTGGGCGAGAACGAGGCTCTAATCTTCAGAGAAAACACTTTGGCCACCAAAGCCATAGACGAGTACATGAAGCTGGTGGGGCAGAAATATCTCATCGATACTCTTG GAGATTTCATCGCTCGACTGTACACATCCTCAGAAAGCTGTGAAGTCGATCCGCAAAAATGTTCTGCCTCCGAGCTGCACGTCAACCAGCGCCATCTAAAGGAAACGTGTGGAGAAGTGGTGCAGCAGATCACTGAGACGCACAG CTCTTTTCCAGTGGAACTGAATGAAATTTTCTCCAGCTGGGTGTCTGATTGTGAGGAACGTGGACGAGCAGACATCGGACACCGTCTCATTTCAGCGTCTTTGTTCCTCCGGTTCCTCTGTCCAGCCATCCTCAGTCCCTCTCTGTTCGGACTGACCCAACCATACCCACAACCCAACACACTCCGTACTCTGACTCTCACAGCTAAGGTGCTGCAGAACCTCGCCAACTTCACCCC GtttggagagaaagaagagtACATGCTGTTCATGAATGAgttcctggaggaacattgggATGATATGAGGACTTTCCTGCAGAAAGTATCAAACCCCGACAGTGAACTAGAGATGGCTCGGTTTGATGGCTATGTGGATCTTCCTTTACGCCTCGCTGTGCTTCACAGCCTGCTAGTGGATATCATCTCCCCAATGAAACTG GAAACTATAAACAACCTGCAGCCGCTACCATCCATCCTGAATCAGATCACTGAGCACCTCAGCCCAGACGTTCCCCAGATCGCCTGCAGCAG TTGTGAAGCAGCCAAGCCAACCTACATTCCTCCCCGAGAACTCAGCAAGTACAGCCCACTGAACAAGTCCCTTCAGCACCTGCCCACAGACCCACGCCCTGGACACGCCAAGGACAAACACCGGAAGCAGGTGACGAGGACGCAGAGTGTCCCTGCCTCTGAGAGACACCATCGCCATCCTCTGAAGAGACAGACCAGCACCACTGAACTGACTGATACCTCCAAACCTATGAACATCTCATCACCAGATCAG aacatgACTGTTAAGCCTGCACCCGCTCCTGTTCCCTGGATCATAGAGCAGCATCAGATCAATCATGTTCAGGAAGAGACAAGCCTGCTGGATAAG CATGCTCAGGAGCTGAGTGAGCTGCGTTTGGGGGTGGAGCAAGTGACTGACCGTGAGCTGGAGATGGCAAAGCGGCTGGAGGATTTCATCATCG
- the rasal3 gene encoding RAS protein activator like-3 isoform X1 yields MGTDKESESEARAEMEKEEVTQEEESGGERADDGNLLNAYTWHTGGARGDPSEKSAGNKWSKMQNWRKALSEDTADKSPAPSPAPGARGGDGTTKPASGRKNPFRRALSEPPGSLLSSILSPSSSSSPSPADTSAAGDTAQGGKLRKYLRQVSQKLKRPRAQNRSNTSTAQQQQQQHQREDLPCVEPAESVQFSWAPQDVPVWDINNCILQDGQIFISREEEPLLRMRNRASSCLSSLSLHNLTESHSNLECTPDHASAASAPKPKTQDGGVRMKIKRRLQGGAHRKLSNTQLNVVGLSPAARFGSRESLSVPLSAAESLDVSSDCTTVIRPVHSSILGEKYCFEVINSDSNHCFGCSSAAERDRWIENLRRAARPNKDNCERMENSLSLWVNEAKDLPPKKRYYCEIHLDGTLFARTSSRAVGKSSSIPGNDGGSSTMGVSSGGSGSTGGCQLFWGELFELDNLPPVTQITLHLFRDDDPKKKRHSKDESISYPLGSVALSLANIKGRVFQEKWYPMIPYKPPGTGGAKEQLGPQACLRVKARFQNLLVLPIERYKEFAEYVTLGYMEMCSNLEPLLNVRDKEELAGALVHVLQSIGKAKEFLIKLGGAEVQRLGENEALIFRENTLATKAIDEYMKLVGQKYLIDTLGDFIARLYTSSESCEVDPQKCSASELHVNQRHLKETCGEVVQQITETHSSFPVELNEIFSSWVSDCEERGRADIGHRLISASLFLRFLCPAILSPSLFGLTQPYPQPNTLRTLTLTAKVLQNLANFTPFGEKEEYMLFMNEFLEEHWDDMRTFLQKVSNPDSELEMARFDGYVDLPLRLAVLHSLLVDIISPMKLETINNLQPLPSILNQITEHLSPDVPQIACSSCEAAKPTYIPPRELSKYSPLNKSLQHLPTDPRPGHAKDKHRKQVTRTQSVPASERHHRHPLKRQTSTTELTDTSKPMNISSPDQNMTVKPAPAPVPWIIEQHQINHVQEETSLLDKHAQELSELRLGVEQVTDRELEMAKRLEDFIIVSQEQQTQLQAELQELRSVLALREEQLASATFRLGVIEEEREEDERKLSVALAAAERMNVLEEQFAGLLKDMQQLNTAHGDSLRTS; encoded by the exons atggGAACTGATAAAGAGTCAGAGTCGGAGGCGCGcgcagagatggagaaagaagaAGTGACGCAGGAGGAGGAGAGCGGAGGAGAACGTGCGGACGACGGGAACCTGTTGAACGCGTACACCTGGCACACGGGAGGCGCGCGGGGCGATCCGTCAGAGAAAAGTGCAGGAAACAAGTGGAGTAAGATGCAGAACTGGAGGAAAGCGCTGAGTGAGGACACAGCCGATAAATCACCGGCACCATCACCAGCACCGGGGGCGCGCGGGGGGGATGGAACCACCAAACCCGCCAGCGGGAGGAAGAACCCGTTCCGTAGAGCGCTGTCAGAACCTCCCGGCTCGCTCCTGTCCTCCATCCTGTccccttcatcatcatcatcaccctcaCCGGCGGACACCAGCGCGGCTGGGGACACAGCACAGGGCGGGAAACTCCGCAAATACCTGCGGCAGGTGTCTCAGAAACTGAAGAGACCGCGTGCACAGAACCGCAGCAACACCAGCAccgcacaacaacaacaacaacaacaccagcgCGAGG aTTTGCCATGTGTGGAACCTGCAGAGTCAGTTCAGTTCTCCTGGGCTCCTCAGGATGTTCCTGTGTGGGACATCAACAACTGTATCCTTCAGGATGGACAGATCTTCATCTCCCGAGAGGAGGag ccATTGTTGCGGATGAGGAATCGAGCGAGCAGCTGTCTGTCATCTCTCAGTCTGCACAACCTCACTGAGAGTCACTCCAACCTCG AGTGCACTCCAGATCATGCATCTGCGGCCAGCGCCCCGAAGCCCAAAACACAGGATggaggagtgaga ATGAAGATAAAACGGCGTCTGCAGGGTGGAGCACACAGGAAACTGAGTAACACACAACTGAACGTAGTGGGACTGAGTCCTGCAGCACG ATTTGGTTCACGAGAGTCTCTCTCGGTACCACTGAGTGCAGCTGAAAGTCTGGACGTGAGTTCAGACTGTACCACTGTGATCCGGCCTGTGCACAGCTCCATCCTCGGAGAGAAGTACTGCTTTGAAGTGATTAACTCGGACAGTAACCACTGCTTTGGCTGCAGCTCTGCCGCTGAGAGAGACCGCTGGATCGAGAACCTGCGGCGTGCTGCTCGGCCCAATAAG GATAACTGTGAGCGCATGGAGAACTCTCTCAGCCTGTGGGTGAACGAAGCTAAAGATCTCCCACCGAAAAAGCGATACTACTGTGAGATTCATCTCGACGGTACGCTGTTCGCTCGCACCAGTAGTCGTGCCGTGGGAAAATCATCATCAATCCCTGGGAATGACGGAGGGTCGAGCACTATGGGCGTGTCTTCTGGAGGAAGTGGAAGCACAGGGGGGTGCCAGCTGTTTTGGGGTGAGCTTTTTGAGCTTGATAACCTCCCTCCTGTCACACAGATCACACTACACCTGTTCCGCGATGATGACCCCAAGAAGAAGCGCCACTCAAAGGATGAAAGCATCTCTTACCCTCTGGGCAGCGTGGCTCTGTCTCTGGCCAACATTAAAGGACGAGTGTTTCAGGAGAAATGGTATCCCATGATTCCCTACAAACCTCCTGGTACAGGTGGGGCAAAGGAGCAGCTCGGGCCACAGGCGTGTCTCCGGGTGAAGGCACGATTCCAGAACCTGCTGGTGCTGCCGATTGAGAGATATAAGGAGTTTGCAGAGTATGTGACGCTGGGGTACATGGAGATGTGCAGCAACCTGGAGCCTCTGCTGAATGTCAGGGATAAAGAGGAGCTGGCTGGAGCACTCGTCCATGTCCTACAGAGCATAGGAAAGGCCAAG gAGTTCCTAATCAAGCTGGGTGGTGCTGAAGTCCAGCGCTTGGGCGAGAACGAGGCTCTAATCTTCAGAGAAAACACTTTGGCCACCAAAGCCATAGACGAGTACATGAAGCTGGTGGGGCAGAAATATCTCATCGATACTCTTG GAGATTTCATCGCTCGACTGTACACATCCTCAGAAAGCTGTGAAGTCGATCCGCAAAAATGTTCTGCCTCCGAGCTGCACGTCAACCAGCGCCATCTAAAGGAAACGTGTGGAGAAGTGGTGCAGCAGATCACTGAGACGCACAG CTCTTTTCCAGTGGAACTGAATGAAATTTTCTCCAGCTGGGTGTCTGATTGTGAGGAACGTGGACGAGCAGACATCGGACACCGTCTCATTTCAGCGTCTTTGTTCCTCCGGTTCCTCTGTCCAGCCATCCTCAGTCCCTCTCTGTTCGGACTGACCCAACCATACCCACAACCCAACACACTCCGTACTCTGACTCTCACAGCTAAGGTGCTGCAGAACCTCGCCAACTTCACCCC GtttggagagaaagaagagtACATGCTGTTCATGAATGAgttcctggaggaacattgggATGATATGAGGACTTTCCTGCAGAAAGTATCAAACCCCGACAGTGAACTAGAGATGGCTCGGTTTGATGGCTATGTGGATCTTCCTTTACGCCTCGCTGTGCTTCACAGCCTGCTAGTGGATATCATCTCCCCAATGAAACTG GAAACTATAAACAACCTGCAGCCGCTACCATCCATCCTGAATCAGATCACTGAGCACCTCAGCCCAGACGTTCCCCAGATCGCCTGCAGCAG TTGTGAAGCAGCCAAGCCAACCTACATTCCTCCCCGAGAACTCAGCAAGTACAGCCCACTGAACAAGTCCCTTCAGCACCTGCCCACAGACCCACGCCCTGGACACGCCAAGGACAAACACCGGAAGCAGGTGACGAGGACGCAGAGTGTCCCTGCCTCTGAGAGACACCATCGCCATCCTCTGAAGAGACAGACCAGCACCACTGAACTGACTGATACCTCCAAACCTATGAACATCTCATCACCAGATCAG aacatgACTGTTAAGCCTGCACCCGCTCCTGTTCCCTGGATCATAGAGCAGCATCAGATCAATCATGTTCAGGAAGAGACAAGCCTGCTGGATAAG CATGCTCAGGAGCTGAGTGAGCTGCGTTTGGGGGTGGAGCAAGTGACTGACCGTGAGCTGGAGATGGCAAAGCGGCTGGAGGATTTCATCATCG